One window from the genome of Cricetulus griseus strain 17A/GY chromosome 2, alternate assembly CriGri-PICRH-1.0, whole genome shotgun sequence encodes:
- the LOC113833789 gene encoding transcription factor 24-like, which translates to MERGRPSGSPRSTEPAPSAAAAAAAARESSPGRTGAGQTGSGGVTARSGGGRPAAANAARERSRVQTLRHAFLELQRTLPSVPPDTKLSKLDVLLLATTYIAHLTRSLQDDTEAPGDPSLGALRGDGYLHPVKKWPMRSRLYIGATGQFLKHPVSGEKANHSNTPTASQP; encoded by the exons ATGGAGCGCGGCCGTCCGTCCGGCAGCCCACGCAGCACCGAGCCCGCCCCGtcggccgccgccgccgccgccgccgcccgcGAGTCGAGCCCGGGACGGACCGGGGCCGGGCAGACAGGCTCCGGCGGGGTCACGGCGCGCTCCGGGGGTGGCCGGCCTGCCGCCGCGAACGCCGCTCGGGAGCGCAGCCGCGTGCAGACCCTGCGGCACGCCTTCCTGGAGCTGCAGCGCACACTGCCGTCGGTGCCGCCCGACACCAAGCTGTCCAAGCTGGACGTGCTGCTGCTGGCCACCACCTACATCGCCCACCTCACCCGCAGTCTGCAGGACGACACCGAGGCGCCGGGAGACCCCAGTCTGGGAGCACTGAGAGGCGACGGCTACCTGCACCCAGTTAAG AAGTGGCCCATGAGATCAAGACTGTACATTGGCGCCACTGGTCAGTTCTTGAAGCATCCTGTCTCTGGAGAAAAGGCAAATCATAGCAACACTCCAACGGCCTCACAGCCGTAG